One segment of Candidatus Hydrogenedentota bacterium DNA contains the following:
- a CDS encoding aminotransferase class V-fold PLP-dependent enzyme: MMVENSLALHIAATMLGQTGPLPNPFPRTMGPNAAKYVQEVIDSGLTIDMMGRFERAFAEALGVKYCIATPGCTPALHVLALACDFKPGDEVIVSPISDYGTIQGLLAQHVIPVFADAAPGTVNFSADTIAPLITERTRAILCVHFTGLINDMDPINELAKKNNLLVFEDCCQATFGQYKGRFAGTLGDAAGFSFDAEKTMGADQGGCIVTNDEKLHERARYMGHNRASDMVPHFGRTHSEIGYSYRMPQCTAAVCLAQLDIVRDQVAQRDKMARLLYKLFAEIPGITPLPIPEYQTVFSCWMIGFTIDPKAFKCSTEEFGARLSDAGIPGAGMAEYYLLPASMTCLQRMARGNAYPYSNPPASRAHTFSADACPTARDFMKSFIRWSTFCEKYTPEHCELAANIVRKVAGEHRA, encoded by the coding sequence ATGATGGTTGAGAATTCGCTCGCCCTACACATCGCCGCCACCATGCTCGGCCAAACCGGCCCGTTGCCCAATCCTTTTCCGCGCACCATGGGCCCGAACGCGGCGAAGTACGTGCAGGAGGTCATCGACTCCGGCCTCACCATCGACATGATGGGCCGCTTCGAACGCGCCTTCGCCGAAGCGCTCGGCGTGAAGTACTGCATCGCCACGCCCGGCTGCACCCCGGCACTCCATGTCCTCGCGCTCGCGTGCGATTTCAAGCCCGGCGACGAAGTCATCGTCAGCCCGATCTCGGACTACGGCACCATTCAGGGGCTGCTCGCACAACACGTCATCCCCGTGTTCGCGGACGCCGCGCCTGGCACCGTCAATTTCTCGGCGGACACCATCGCGCCGCTCATCACGGAACGCACACGCGCGATCCTCTGCGTCCATTTCACCGGCCTCATCAACGATATGGACCCTATCAACGAACTCGCGAAGAAAAACAACCTTTTGGTATTCGAAGATTGTTGCCAGGCGACCTTCGGGCAGTACAAAGGCCGCTTCGCCGGAACCCTCGGCGATGCAGCGGGCTTTTCTTTCGACGCGGAGAAGACGATGGGCGCGGATCAGGGCGGCTGCATCGTGACAAACGACGAAAAGCTACACGAGCGAGCGCGCTATATGGGCCACAACCGCGCCTCGGACATGGTCCCGCATTTCGGCCGCACGCATTCCGAAATCGGTTACTCGTATCGCATGCCGCAATGCACGGCCGCCGTTTGCCTCGCGCAGCTCGATATTGTCCGCGATCAGGTAGCCCAGCGCGACAAGATGGCGCGGCTCCTCTACAAGCTATTTGCCGAAATCCCCGGCATCACGCCATTGCCGATACCCGAATACCAGACTGTATTCTCATGTTGGATGATCGGGTTCACAATCGATCCCAAGGCCTTCAAATGTTCGACGGAAGAATTTGGCGCGCGACTCTCCGACGCGGGCATCCCTGGCGCGGGCATGGCCGAGTACTATCTGTTGCCCGCGTCAATGACGTGTCTGCAACGAATGGCCCGCGGCAACGCGTACCCATACTCGAACCCGCCCGCGTCGCGCGCCCATACCTTCTCTGCGGACGCCTGCCCCACCGCTCGCGACTTCATGAAGAGCTTCATCCGCTGGTCTACGTTCTGCGAGAAGTACACGCCCGAACATTGCGAACTCGCCGCGAATATCGTGCGAAAAGTAGCGGGAGAGCATCGAGCGTGA
- a CDS encoding AbrB/MazE/SpoVT family DNA-binding domain-containing protein has product MNTSISSKGQIVLPAKLRKMDGIEPGQQFEIERIGKGEYKLKRKARRRNEGLVDLLLACPVKDWFVSLDRSETTEDIWNARLK; this is encoded by the coding sequence ATGAATACTTCCATCTCAAGTAAAGGTCAGATTGTTCTTCCAGCGAAACTTCGCAAGATGGATGGCATCGAGCCCGGTCAGCAATTCGAAATCGAACGAATAGGAAAAGGGGAATACAAGCTGAAGCGTAAAGCGCGACGCCGCAATGAGGGGTTGGTCGATCTGTTGCTCGCATGCCCTGTAAAGGATTGGTTTGTTTCACTGGATCGATCGGAGACCACGGAAGACATTTGGAACGCCCGCCTCAAATGA
- a CDS encoding type II toxin-antitoxin system VapC family toxin: protein MNYLVDANVLSETMRQSPDPRVVAWLRSHEQALVIDPIILGEIRLGVLSLPHGRKRIALESWFETVVRAVKCLPWDRTIGERWARLVVEMNQKGKRLPALDSMIAATALTHNLVVVTRNVGDFQRAGVRVLNPFM from the coding sequence ATGAACTACCTTGTGGACGCAAACGTCTTAAGTGAGACCATGCGCCAATCGCCAGACCCGAGGGTTGTTGCGTGGCTTCGCAGCCACGAGCAGGCACTCGTTATCGATCCCATAATACTTGGGGAGATTCGACTCGGAGTTTTGTCCCTGCCGCACGGACGCAAACGTATTGCGCTCGAGTCCTGGTTTGAAACTGTTGTGCGTGCGGTCAAGTGCTTACCGTGGGATCGCACAATAGGCGAGCGGTGGGCGCGCCTTGTGGTAGAAATGAACCAAAAAGGAAAGCGGCTGCCGGCCCTGGACAGTATGATTGCGGCGACAGCACTCACCCACAATCTTGTTGTCGTGACAAGAAACGTGGGCGATTTTCAGAGGGCCGGTGTAAGAGTTCTCAATCCATTCATGTGA
- a CDS encoding Gfo/Idh/MocA family oxidoreductase: protein MKRREFLKTVSVTATGALIGGYRASAAGLPANETIHIGLIGTGGRCGQLMERLTNMPGVKVIAVCDTWDVNLERGKTFAEPNAQATRNYQDLLANKDVDAVLVVTPDHLHVPITIDACEAGKDVYVEKPLTHDIAEGQSVTDAKNKTGRIVQVGMQQRSMPHLAEAREIIKSGQLGTIRKVHLTWNRNSGPTKKVIPSIPENTVDWKAFLGNAKDQPFDPYKMRNWRFFWDFGGGVFTDLMVHFIDVAHWFLDLDHPDVATSIGNWFNRKDQWETPDTVQTLMQYNDPEVQVYYEGTFYNARNAAMMEYMGSEATLYCDRGRYEIHPEYDRKIEYKEKVVGTGARGQDFYDQPDGELLHLGNWLECIRSRKAPNAPVEAGVSAANAAHLANKALRENAVARWS, encoded by the coding sequence CTGAAACGACGCGAGTTTCTTAAGACCGTAAGCGTTACGGCAACCGGCGCATTGATCGGCGGCTACCGCGCCTCGGCCGCGGGACTGCCCGCGAATGAAACCATCCATATCGGTCTTATCGGCACGGGCGGCCGTTGCGGCCAGTTGATGGAGCGCCTGACGAACATGCCCGGCGTTAAAGTCATCGCCGTGTGCGACACGTGGGACGTCAACCTCGAGCGCGGCAAGACATTCGCGGAGCCCAACGCGCAGGCAACGCGTAATTATCAAGATCTGCTCGCCAATAAGGACGTGGACGCGGTCCTCGTCGTTACGCCCGACCATCTTCACGTGCCGATCACCATCGACGCGTGTGAGGCCGGAAAGGACGTATACGTTGAGAAGCCGCTCACGCACGATATCGCCGAAGGCCAGTCGGTCACTGACGCTAAGAACAAAACCGGCCGCATTGTACAAGTCGGCATGCAACAGCGCAGCATGCCCCACCTCGCCGAAGCCCGCGAGATCATCAAGTCCGGCCAATTGGGCACGATAAGAAAGGTCCACCTCACGTGGAACCGAAACTCCGGGCCAACCAAGAAGGTCATTCCAAGCATCCCCGAAAACACCGTCGACTGGAAAGCTTTTCTTGGCAACGCGAAGGACCAGCCCTTCGATCCGTACAAGATGCGCAACTGGCGCTTCTTCTGGGATTTTGGCGGCGGCGTATTCACGGACCTCATGGTCCACTTCATCGACGTCGCGCATTGGTTCCTCGATTTGGACCACCCCGACGTCGCCACCAGCATCGGAAACTGGTTCAACCGAAAGGACCAATGGGAAACGCCGGACACGGTCCAGACGCTCATGCAGTACAACGACCCCGAAGTGCAGGTCTACTACGAAGGCACGTTCTACAACGCGCGCAACGCGGCGATGATGGAATACATGGGTTCTGAAGCGACGCTCTACTGCGATCGTGGCCGTTACGAAATCCACCCCGAATACGACCGGAAGATCGAGTATAAGGAAAAAGTTGTGGGGACAGGTGCGCGCGGACAGGACTTCTACGATCAACCCGACGGCGAGCTGCTACACCTCGGCAATTGGCTCGAGTGCATCCGTTCGCGCAAGGCGCCCAACGCACCCGTCGAGGCGGGCGTCAGTGCCGCGAACGCGGCCCACCTTGCGAACAAGGCGCTCCGGGAAAACGCCGTCGCGCGGTGGTCATAA
- a CDS encoding GNAT family N-acetyltransferase, producing the protein MQIEIRDYESKDEAEWMRVHAIIMTQSHAWNYCIQERPAYEGYSSTRLVALHNGCIIGLTDCQYENEPGEICYLRDSRGGYVCEFGRLPEFRGCNLGKRLIDATIESARAKGIRRLEYWSQDRNAQRFYQRLGMPEIGRHYRFRMKPTQAMKDLLGERQIGIEYVYGVCLPEEWPLVKERYEVLQKHPLEPHLCVGYEVRF; encoded by the coding sequence ATGCAAATCGAAATTCGCGATTACGAATCCAAAGACGAAGCCGAGTGGATGCGCGTCCACGCGATCATCATGACCCAGTCCCACGCGTGGAACTACTGCATCCAGGAGCGCCCGGCGTACGAGGGCTACTCGAGCACCCGGCTCGTCGCGCTGCACAACGGCTGCATTATCGGCCTAACCGACTGCCAGTACGAAAACGAACCCGGTGAAATCTGTTACCTGCGCGACAGCCGCGGCGGCTACGTCTGCGAGTTCGGCCGCCTCCCTGAATTCCGCGGCTGCAACCTCGGCAAACGCCTCATCGACGCCACCATTGAAAGTGCCAGAGCGAAGGGAATCCGGCGCCTCGAATACTGGAGCCAGGACCGCAACGCGCAGCGTTTCTACCAGAGGCTCGGCATGCCCGAGATAGGCCGGCACTACCGCTTTCGCATGAAACCAACGCAAGCCATGAAGGATTTACTCGGTGAGCGCCAAATCGGGATCGAGTACGTCTATGGCGTGTGCCTGCCCGAAGAGTGGCCGCTCGTGAAGGAGCGATACGAAGTCCTGCAAAAACACCCCCTCGAGCCGCACCTCTGCGTGGGGTACGAAGTGCGTTTTTGA
- a CDS encoding L,D-transpeptidase family protein — MPPLIRQQKKQPSIFKIVFGIFAVGALAYGGYWGVTRIFSGGGVEAVQTTAPTTLDTARALLEEGKSNEARDALRPLAAGSTDAQIAVPALMMLADLDARAGDRASAIESLKRITAEFAASPERPRALAQYARLLEDDGKTQEALAVYNDIRANAPAEFRAPALSGIARQAEKDGKISEARDLYAEAAKSATWDSPAWNEAIDAMGRANIALVFSPNETPESKVYTVEKGDNLTSIGIKLNTTQGLLTRANGIEADTKLSLGQRLKWTPKDFRIVIERSKCRIFLLDSNGIFKRYSCGLGKPGHETTLGVFKIGNKEKDPVWHKPGEGPIPPGDPRNLLGSRWMPMVPVQEGLPKDLGIHGAPDPTTVGSFSSNGCARMKMEEVEELYDLVVRSTPVQVVEVVDPATLDTLALAQA, encoded by the coding sequence ATGCCTCCTCTAATTCGCCAGCAGAAGAAACAGCCCAGCATCTTTAAGATAGTCTTCGGCATTTTCGCCGTCGGCGCGCTGGCCTACGGCGGGTATTGGGGCGTGACCCGTATCTTCTCCGGCGGCGGCGTCGAGGCTGTCCAGACGACCGCCCCCACGACGCTCGATACGGCGCGCGCGCTCCTCGAAGAGGGTAAGTCAAACGAGGCGCGCGATGCCCTGCGCCCCCTTGCGGCAGGCTCGACGGACGCACAAATCGCCGTACCGGCGCTCATGATGCTCGCCGACCTCGATGCCCGCGCTGGCGACCGCGCGAGCGCTATCGAATCCCTCAAGCGCATCACGGCGGAATTTGCCGCGAGCCCGGAACGCCCCCGTGCTCTGGCGCAGTATGCCAGGCTCCTCGAAGATGACGGCAAGACCCAGGAAGCTCTCGCCGTCTATAACGACATCCGCGCCAATGCCCCCGCCGAATTCCGCGCACCCGCGCTCAGCGGCATCGCCCGGCAGGCCGAAAAGGACGGCAAAATATCCGAGGCGCGCGATCTCTACGCCGAGGCCGCCAAGTCGGCGACATGGGACAGCCCGGCTTGGAACGAGGCCATCGACGCAATGGGCCGCGCCAACATCGCCCTGGTGTTCTCGCCCAACGAGACGCCGGAGAGCAAAGTGTACACGGTTGAGAAAGGCGACAACCTGACTTCCATTGGCATCAAGCTAAACACTACGCAGGGGTTGCTCACCCGCGCCAACGGAATCGAAGCCGACACGAAACTGAGCCTCGGCCAGCGCCTGAAGTGGACGCCAAAGGACTTTCGCATCGTTATCGAGCGCTCCAAATGCCGCATATTCCTGCTCGACTCGAATGGAATCTTCAAGCGATATTCGTGCGGCCTCGGCAAACCCGGTCATGAGACGACCCTCGGTGTATTCAAGATCGGTAACAAGGAAAAGGACCCCGTCTGGCACAAGCCCGGCGAAGGCCCGATACCCCCGGGCGACCCGCGCAATCTGCTCGGCTCCCGGTGGATGCCGATGGTTCCCGTACAGGAGGGGCTCCCAAAAGACCTCGGCATTCACGGCGCGCCAGACCCCACGACCGTCGGCTCGTTCTCCTCGAACGGCTGCGCGCGCATGAAGATGGAGGAAGTCGAGGAACTCTACGACCTTGTCGTCCGCTCGACCCCGGTTCAAGTGGTCGAAGTCGTCGACCCCGCAACGCTCGACACACTTGCGCTCGCACAAGCCTAA